In Nocardioides marinus, one DNA window encodes the following:
- a CDS encoding GAF and ANTAR domain-containing protein has product MSDILIALLDDPRRDLGLPELVCRDAVRRLGSVGGAALCLGQDELELDLVAGSDDAAVALERKQLDLGEGPCLDAHRTGAIVHLTDPVDDRERWPLYSRAVQEAGVRAVLALPLRVGGIRLGALDLYLDRPGTLTGTELTWAVAYAETSVLVLLHLHEEGRDPAAAGTSAPDVSWLSEHLLEDDAFLDAAFQGAPEVHQATGMVAVQADVTLTEALLLLRARAFASGRSLPEVARAVVSRHLRFP; this is encoded by the coding sequence ATGTCCGACATCCTGATCGCCCTCCTCGACGACCCCCGCCGCGACCTCGGTCTGCCCGAGCTGGTGTGCCGCGACGCCGTACGCCGGCTCGGGAGCGTCGGAGGAGCGGCGCTGTGCCTGGGCCAGGACGAGCTCGAGCTCGACCTGGTGGCGGGCTCCGACGACGCCGCCGTCGCCCTGGAGCGCAAGCAGCTCGACCTGGGTGAGGGTCCCTGCCTCGACGCGCACCGCACCGGCGCGATCGTCCACCTCACCGACCCGGTGGACGATCGGGAACGCTGGCCGCTGTACTCCCGGGCCGTGCAGGAGGCCGGGGTGCGAGCCGTGCTGGCCCTGCCGCTGCGGGTGGGGGGCATCCGGCTGGGGGCGCTCGACCTCTACCTCGACCGGCCGGGCACCCTGACGGGGACCGAGCTGACCTGGGCGGTGGCCTACGCCGAGACCTCGGTGCTGGTGCTGCTGCACCTGCACGAGGAGGGCCGCGACCCTGCTGCCGCGGGGACCTCCGCCCCCGACGTCTCCTGGCTCTCCGAGCACCTGCTCGAGGACGACGCCTTCCTCGACGCCGCCTTCCAGGGCGCCCCGGAGGTGCACCAGGCCACGGGGATGGTCGCGGTCCAGGCGGACGTCACGCTGACCGAGGCCCTGCTGCTCCTGCGCGCCCGGGCCTTCGCCTCGGGCCGCTCCCTGCCGGAGGTCGCGCGCGCCGTCGTGTCCCGGCACCTGAGGTTCCCATGA
- a CDS encoding GAF and ANTAR domain-containing protein — MTREQLLARTFLELADTLGDDFDVLDFLQRLVDRTAEITGVTAAGLILLDHRDRLQLVASTTHGARELELFTLAIDEGPCLEVAGHGVSMVNLGAEESLERWPRFTQAAQLHGFRTTHVVPMRLRERVLGALSGFDVEESRLDVDTVAVMEAMAGVATIGLIQERTPRQRELMAQQLQRALRLRVEVEQAKGMVAELVDTDVGRAFDLLAGYSRRTGTPLGAVTSAVLERRLGPRELLADG; from the coding sequence ATGACCCGCGAACAGCTCCTGGCCAGGACGTTCCTGGAGCTCGCCGACACCCTGGGCGACGACTTCGACGTCCTGGACTTCCTGCAGCGGCTGGTGGACCGGACGGCGGAGATCACGGGGGTGACCGCGGCGGGGCTGATCCTGCTCGACCACCGGGACCGCCTGCAGCTGGTCGCGTCCACCACGCACGGCGCGCGCGAGCTCGAGCTGTTCACCCTGGCGATCGACGAGGGGCCGTGCCTCGAGGTGGCCGGCCACGGGGTGTCCATGGTCAACCTCGGTGCCGAGGAGTCCCTCGAGCGCTGGCCCCGCTTCACCCAGGCCGCCCAGCTCCACGGGTTCCGCACCACCCACGTCGTGCCCATGCGCCTGCGGGAGCGGGTGCTCGGCGCTCTGAGCGGCTTCGACGTCGAGGAGTCCCGGCTCGACGTCGACACCGTGGCGGTGATGGAGGCGATGGCCGGCGTGGCCACGATCGGCCTGATCCAGGAGCGCACGCCCCGGCAACGGGAGCTGATGGCCCAGCAGCTCCAGCGGGCCCTGCGCCTGCGCGTCGAGGTGGAGCAGGCCAAGGGCATGGTGGCCGAGCTGGTGGACACCGACGTCGGCCGCGCCTTCGACCTGCTCGCCGGCTACAGCCGCCGGACGGGCACCCCCCTCGGCGCCGTGACCAGTGCCGTCCTGGAGCGGCGTCTGGGTCCCCGGGAGCTGCTCGCCGACGGGTGA
- a CDS encoding sensor histidine kinase — protein sequence MDTDISQGASRADTYLLTAAVVTWSMVAVAAVSLLTRAEWRGEVLIAVCLATVVLPALALTLVRLRRACRRADADLAELEVVAHRSARALQHDEDRLHELRETCAGVVLSEQLIRSAESRHDQATLARLRSLHDRELDRLQRLLRPAGLGPGRTTFSLREVVEECVGAARLRGVRVQHRWSGTDVQVPGQVREILHVLLENAAAHAPGSPVEVVVGRTGSVATVRVRDRGAGVPPELGDRIFERGTRGPTSSGTGTGLALARRLSEEIGGRLALGAPLPGGGGDFELRVDVRGEACRALEV from the coding sequence ATGGACACGGACATCTCTCAGGGCGCTTCCCGCGCCGACACCTACCTGCTGACGGCCGCCGTGGTGACCTGGTCGATGGTCGCCGTCGCCGCGGTCAGCCTGCTGACCCGCGCGGAGTGGCGGGGGGAGGTGCTGATCGCGGTCTGCCTGGCGACCGTGGTGCTCCCGGCGCTGGCGCTCACCCTGGTCCGGCTGCGTCGCGCGTGCCGTCGGGCCGACGCCGACCTGGCCGAGCTGGAGGTCGTCGCCCATCGCTCCGCTCGAGCGCTGCAGCACGACGAGGACCGTCTCCACGAGCTGAGGGAGACCTGCGCGGGCGTGGTCCTCAGCGAGCAGCTCATCCGCTCCGCCGAGTCGCGTCACGACCAGGCGACGCTGGCACGGTTGCGCAGTCTGCACGACCGTGAGCTCGACCGCCTCCAGCGGCTGCTGCGACCGGCGGGCCTCGGGCCCGGGCGGACCACCTTCTCGCTGCGCGAGGTCGTCGAGGAGTGCGTCGGTGCCGCCCGCCTGAGAGGGGTCAGGGTGCAGCACCGGTGGTCGGGGACCGACGTGCAGGTGCCGGGCCAGGTGCGGGAGATCCTGCACGTGCTGCTGGAGAACGCAGCGGCCCACGCCCCCGGCAGCCCGGTCGAGGTGGTCGTCGGCCGCACCGGCTCGGTCGCCACGGTCCGGGTGCGCGACCGCGGGGCCGGCGTACCCCCCGAGCTCGGGGACCGGATCTTCGAACGCGGCACCCGCGGCCCGACGTCCTCCGGGACCGGCACCGGCCTCGCGCTGGCCCGCCGCCTCTCGGAGGAGATCGGTGGCAGGCTGGCGCTGGGCGCACCGCTGCCCGGCGGCGGCGGGGACTTCGAGCTGCGGGTCGACGTCAGGGGTGAGGCATGCCGCGCACTCGAGGTATGA
- a CDS encoding LuxR C-terminal-related transcriptional regulator — MTRVAIVEDHRLFAESLELALGMEGHEVHRVLVPTCGAPAGGLLTSVLRVRPRVVLLDLDLGTAGSGSRLVQPLARAGCGVIVVTGCGDLARWGECLRYGARGVLEKTAPLNSILAAIRLTGEGRAVLSREERERLLLLFHQEKQELQVVRDRLERLTAREAQVLERLMDGRTVREIAHEAVVSEATVRTQVKAVLSKLEVSSQLAAVGMAHRARWRS; from the coding sequence ATGACCCGGGTCGCGATCGTCGAGGACCACCGCCTCTTCGCCGAGTCCCTGGAGCTCGCCCTGGGCATGGAGGGCCACGAGGTGCACCGGGTGCTGGTCCCCACCTGCGGGGCGCCGGCCGGGGGGCTGCTCACGTCCGTGCTGAGGGTGCGCCCCCGGGTGGTCCTCCTCGACCTCGACCTGGGGACCGCGGGGTCGGGCTCCAGGTTGGTCCAACCCCTGGCCCGCGCCGGGTGCGGCGTCATCGTGGTCACCGGGTGCGGGGACCTCGCCCGCTGGGGCGAGTGCCTGCGCTACGGCGCCAGGGGCGTGCTGGAGAAGACCGCGCCCCTCAACAGCATCCTCGCCGCCATCCGGCTGACCGGTGAGGGGCGTGCGGTGCTGTCCCGCGAGGAGCGCGAACGACTGCTCCTGCTCTTCCACCAGGAGAAGCAGGAGCTCCAGGTCGTCCGGGACCGGCTCGAGCGGCTGACGGCCAGGGAGGCCCAGGTCCTCGAGCGACTGATGGACGGCAGGACGGTGCGTGAGATCGCCCACGAGGCGGTGGTCTCGGAGGCCACCGTCCGCACCCAGGTCAAGGCGGTGCTCTCCAAGCTCGAGGTCTCCTCGCAGCTCGCCGCCGTCGGCATGGCGCAC